The Chryseobacterium nakagawai genome has a segment encoding these proteins:
- the scpA gene encoding methylmalonyl-CoA mutase: MRREVQNKTPQFNITKKITEIYPFEKDGLQLKSSYTKEDINNESLTETSPGIEPYLRGPYSTMYVQKPWTIRQYAGFSTAEESNAFYRRNLAAGQKGLSVAFDLATHRGYDSDHSRVVGDVGKAGVAIDSVEDMKILFNEIPLDEISVSMTMNGAVLPILSFYIVAAEEQGVKQELLSGTIQNDILKEFMVRNTYIYPPAPSMKIIADIFEYTSQNIPKFNSISISGYHMQEAGATPVLEMAYTLADGLEYVRTGIKAGMKVDDFAPRLSFFWAIGMNHFMEIAKMRAARYIWANLLKQFDPQNPKSLALRTHSQTSGWSLTEQEPFNNITRTAIEALSSALGGTQSLHTNALDEAIALPTDYSAKIARNTQIILQQESRICDVVDPMGGSNLVESLTQQMIEEAMRFIDEVEQEGGMTKAIEAGIPKMRIEEAAAKKQAKIDSGEEFIIGVNSFKSSLKQEAIEILDIDNTEVRRKQIERLNSIKAERSSEAVTQILNEIRESAKTGKGNLLALCIEAARRRVTLGEMSDAMEETFGRYKANIKTISGVYAMNAGKNEYFEKALNLTQKFEEEEGRRPRIMVAKMGQDGHDRGAKVVATAFADMGFDVDVAPLFQTPEEVAKQAVENDIHILGVSSLAAGHKTLVPQVVGELKKLGADDVAIVVGGVIPQQDYEFLYANGADFIFGPGTNLPKCAVEILERLLAQSAE; encoded by the coding sequence ATGAGAAGAGAAGTTCAAAATAAAACTCCTCAATTTAATATAACTAAAAAAATAACTGAGATCTATCCTTTTGAAAAAGATGGATTACAGTTGAAATCTTCCTATACAAAAGAAGATATTAATAATGAATCTTTAACGGAAACCTCTCCTGGAATTGAACCTTATTTGAGAGGGCCATACTCTACCATGTATGTTCAGAAACCATGGACGATCCGCCAGTATGCCGGTTTCTCCACTGCTGAAGAATCCAATGCCTTTTATAGAAGAAACCTTGCTGCAGGACAGAAAGGACTTTCCGTAGCATTTGATTTGGCTACGCATAGAGGTTATGATTCTGATCATTCAAGAGTGGTTGGTGATGTTGGAAAAGCAGGAGTTGCGATCGATTCAGTAGAAGATATGAAAATCTTGTTTAATGAAATTCCGTTAGACGAAATCTCCGTTTCCATGACGATGAACGGGGCAGTACTTCCAATTCTCTCTTTTTATATTGTAGCAGCAGAAGAGCAGGGAGTAAAGCAGGAATTGCTTTCAGGAACCATTCAGAATGATATTCTGAAAGAGTTCATGGTAAGAAATACATACATTTATCCGCCTGCACCTTCTATGAAGATTATTGCAGATATTTTTGAATATACTTCTCAAAATATTCCGAAATTCAACTCAATTTCCATTTCTGGATACCATATGCAGGAAGCAGGAGCCACTCCGGTACTGGAAATGGCATACACTCTGGCAGACGGTCTAGAATATGTCAGAACAGGAATCAAAGCAGGAATGAAAGTAGATGATTTTGCACCTCGACTATCATTTTTCTGGGCAATCGGAATGAATCACTTCATGGAAATTGCTAAAATGCGTGCCGCAAGATATATCTGGGCTAATCTTTTAAAACAGTTTGATCCTCAGAATCCTAAATCTTTAGCTTTAAGAACCCATTCCCAGACTTCCGGATGGTCATTAACAGAGCAGGAACCTTTCAATAATATTACTAGAACCGCTATTGAAGCATTATCTTCTGCATTAGGAGGAACACAGTCGTTACATACCAATGCATTGGATGAAGCGATTGCCCTTCCTACGGATTATTCTGCAAAAATTGCAAGAAATACACAGATCATTCTTCAGCAGGAAAGCAGAATATGTGATGTAGTAGATCCGATGGGAGGGAGTAATCTTGTAGAAAGCCTTACTCAGCAGATGATTGAAGAAGCGATGAGGTTTATTGACGAGGTAGAACAGGAAGGAGGAATGACCAAAGCGATTGAAGCAGGTATTCCAAAAATGAGAATTGAAGAAGCTGCTGCTAAAAAGCAGGCCAAGATTGATAGTGGTGAAGAATTCATTATTGGAGTAAACTCATTCAAGTCCTCATTAAAACAAGAGGCTATTGAGATTCTTGATATTGATAACACTGAAGTTCGTAGAAAACAAATTGAACGATTAAATAGCATTAAAGCAGAAAGAAGTTCTGAAGCAGTAACGCAAATCCTGAATGAAATCCGTGAAAGTGCAAAAACAGGAAAAGGTAATCTACTGGCACTTTGTATTGAAGCCGCAAGAAGAAGAGTTACCCTGGGTGAAATGAGTGATGCGATGGAGGAAACCTTTGGAAGATATAAAGCAAACATTAAAACGATATCTGGAGTATACGCTATGAATGCCGGTAAAAACGAGTATTTTGAAAAAGCCCTTAATCTGACTCAGAAGTTTGAAGAAGAAGAAGGACGCCGTCCAAGAATTATGGTCGCTAAAATGGGTCAGGACGGTCATGACAGAGGAGCAAAAGTAGTAGCAACAGCATTTGCTGATATGGGATTTGACGTTGATGTAGCTCCATTATTCCAAACTCCGGAAGAAGTGGCAAAGCAAGCTGTAGAAAATGATATTCACATTCTGGGAGTATCTTCATTAGCTGCTGGGCACAAAACATTAGTTCCTCAGGTGGTAGGAGAATTGAAAAAGCTGGGTGCTGATGATGTGGCGATTGTAGTAGGAGGAGTGATTCCACAACAGGATTATGAATTTCTTTATGCTAATGGTGCTGACTTTATTTTTGGCCCCGGAACCAATCTTCCGAAATGTGCTGTAGAAATTTTAGAAAGGTTATTAGCTCAATCTGCTGAATAA
- a CDS encoding nucleotidyltransferase domain-containing protein translates to MGAPHNIKRYGEVWPEFRILLGLEILEKLKNKVIISGGWAWHFMSVTGHTEYKHAHDHKDIDIFVTKENVAEVVMILRQDGFQKVWTRYDHLPSQENFKRYEKTVELENEKFHRITIDFFERNDLNTIEANGFTVVKPDLLLSFYRNIHSSDKCWAVMAAKELLQKGIDPVGHPLLSKMPT, encoded by the coding sequence ATGGGAGCACCTCATAATATAAAAAGATATGGAGAAGTCTGGCCGGAATTCAGAATCCTGCTGGGCCTCGAAATTTTAGAAAAACTAAAAAATAAAGTGATCATATCAGGTGGGTGGGCGTGGCACTTTATGTCTGTAACAGGACATACAGAATATAAACATGCTCATGACCACAAGGATATTGACATTTTTGTAACAAAGGAAAATGTTGCTGAAGTAGTGATGATTCTTCGGCAGGATGGATTTCAAAAAGTCTGGACACGGTATGACCACTTGCCTAGCCAGGAAAACTTCAAACGATATGAGAAAACTGTAGAATTAGAAAATGAAAAATTTCATAGAATCACGATCGATTTTTTTGAAAGAAATGATCTAAATACCATTGAAGCCAATGGATTTACTGTGGTGAAACCTGATCTTTTACTTTCATTCTACAGAAATATTCATTCCAGCGATAAATGCTGGGCAGTAATGGCTGCAAAAGAATTATTACAAAAAGGAATAGATCCTGTTGGACATCCCTTATTAAGCAAAATGCCAACATAA
- the prfH gene encoding peptide chain release factor H, translating into MEKLIQITSGRGPLECQWVVSKVLKSFLEEAKENNIDYEIIHRENGDVNMTIKSATVLLKGKNVKEFLKTWLGSICWEGKSTFRKLHKRSKWFIGIFELENLEPVNFNEKDIRFQTARSQGSGGQNVNKVNTAVRATHVPTNESVFVQDTRSQLNNKKLSIIRLKEKVMGVYIQQLEHRMKETWNLHLQVERGNPVRTFSGTDFKNTYEDKSYKKQRNILKQKLKNYSNDVN; encoded by the coding sequence ATGGAAAAATTAATACAGATCACTTCCGGGAGAGGACCTTTAGAATGCCAGTGGGTTGTTTCTAAAGTATTAAAAAGCTTTTTGGAAGAAGCAAAAGAAAACAATATAGATTACGAAATCATTCATCGCGAAAACGGAGATGTAAATATGACCATAAAATCTGCAACCGTTCTCCTAAAAGGAAAGAACGTTAAAGAATTTTTAAAAACATGGCTTGGAAGCATCTGTTGGGAAGGCAAAAGTACATTCAGAAAGCTGCATAAAAGGAGTAAATGGTTCATCGGTATATTCGAATTGGAAAATTTGGAACCGGTTAATTTCAATGAAAAAGATATCAGATTTCAGACAGCCAGAAGCCAGGGAAGTGGTGGACAGAATGTTAATAAAGTAAATACAGCCGTTCGTGCTACTCACGTGCCCACCAATGAATCGGTGTTTGTACAGGATACACGATCACAGTTGAATAATAAAAAACTTTCTATTATCAGATTAAAAGAAAAGGTAATGGGAGTTTATATTCAACAACTGGAACATAGAATGAAAGAAACCTGGAATCTTCATCTTCAGGTAGAACGAGGCAATCCTGTCCGTACATTTTCAGGAACAGATTTTAAAAATACATATGAGGATAAGTCCTATAAAAAACAAAGGAATATTCTTAAACAGAAATTAAAAAACTACAGTAATGACGTTAACTAA
- a CDS encoding T9SS-dependent M36 family metallopeptidase: MNKNFFLLPISVALFLTSNYTSAQNSKKLIEDYYEKTGDLIQKSNRNDNVGIVILNEDVSKSLKANIVNVQQTYNGLRVFKALGKVVIKEDKIISERNDFSKNLVVANQKKIQERFSEESLKEKLGLDEISRVRYLPDIYFEKNKVYVHSKELFVSDKNSSDIWHVIADASTGEILNKNNSTIYCRSGADSQEYVEPEIKSGPHFPVNKNSEVIDPVHLLTPTNASYNVFPLPVEAPTFGSRTIVSNPWDLAASPEGWHSDGINNYSTTRGNNVYAYSDIDDMDVPGYSPDGGSALNFNFTFDEGRYINPLTYQDAAITNLFYMNNKMHDIFYKFGFTEPARNFQINNFGKGGIEGDAVKAEAFDGSAFNNAAFYSGYELETNGVIEFDSPIMQMYLWTREQSAADPIVRYKYNSPATMVNRPIVLSSGASFGNKLATGQEVTGDLALSIPLDACVNVAAGSLTGKIAVVEASTSCPNLIKLKNLQNAGAIGAIYYHLTSDTPPTMGGGNSQELTIPAIIVGKTEGDFLVNQITGGAIINTTLKYDFNGFKHSGWDNGIVAHEYGHGISNRLTGDGYDCLYYPEQMGEGWSDFFALMLTTRPGDTSSLARSLGTYTMNQSTTDVGIRPSKYSPDFAINNYTYGKTNSAIGAHAVGFIWATMLWDLAWKYIEKYGYNNDVLASTTSGNAKVIQIVMDGLKLQTCNPTFIDGRNAILQADAIGNSSADKCLIWKAFAKRGLGVNASFGNIFSMKDQVEDFTIPAECNVSLAIDEAKVINNKFIVFPNPTYDEFFVGNIDKSSKEVKIKVFDMSGKLVFSDARESGSKKAISTKELQKGVYMVHIQQGDKTQTEKLIVR; the protein is encoded by the coding sequence ATGAATAAAAACTTTTTTTTATTGCCCATTTCTGTGGCTTTATTTTTAACCAGCAACTACACAAGTGCCCAAAACTCTAAAAAACTGATTGAAGATTATTATGAGAAAACTGGAGATTTAATTCAAAAAAGTAATAGGAATGATAATGTTGGAATTGTCATCCTGAACGAAGACGTCTCCAAAAGCTTAAAAGCCAATATTGTTAATGTACAGCAAACTTATAATGGACTTCGTGTTTTTAAAGCACTAGGGAAAGTAGTGATTAAAGAAGATAAGATTATCTCAGAAAGAAATGATTTTAGCAAAAATCTGGTAGTGGCTAATCAGAAAAAGATTCAGGAAAGATTTTCAGAAGAATCATTGAAAGAGAAACTAGGATTAGATGAAATTTCCAGAGTAAGATATTTGCCAGACATTTATTTTGAAAAAAATAAAGTATATGTACATTCAAAAGAATTATTTGTCTCAGATAAAAATTCTTCAGATATATGGCACGTGATTGCCGATGCCAGTACTGGTGAAATATTAAACAAAAATAATAGTACAATTTATTGCCGTTCAGGAGCTGATTCACAGGAATATGTCGAACCTGAAATAAAATCAGGACCTCATTTTCCAGTAAATAAAAATTCAGAAGTGATTGATCCAGTTCATTTGCTGACCCCTACTAATGCATCATATAATGTCTTTCCTCTGCCTGTTGAGGCTCCTACATTCGGCTCCAGAACAATTGTAAGTAACCCTTGGGATTTAGCCGCTTCTCCGGAAGGATGGCACTCTGATGGAATAAATAATTATAGCACTACACGAGGGAATAATGTGTATGCCTATTCAGACATAGATGATATGGATGTTCCTGGATATTCTCCTGACGGAGGAAGTGCTCTCAATTTTAATTTCACCTTTGATGAAGGAAGATATATAAATCCACTTACCTATCAGGATGCTGCTATCACCAATCTATTTTATATGAATAATAAAATGCATGATATATTCTATAAATTTGGATTTACAGAGCCGGCCAGAAATTTTCAAATAAATAATTTTGGAAAAGGAGGGATAGAAGGTGATGCAGTAAAAGCAGAAGCTTTTGATGGAAGTGCCTTTAATAATGCTGCTTTTTATTCGGGGTACGAATTGGAAACGAATGGTGTAATAGAATTTGACTCGCCTATCATGCAAATGTATCTCTGGACTAGAGAACAGTCTGCCGCTGATCCTATTGTAAGATATAAGTACAATTCTCCAGCAACAATGGTAAACAGGCCTATAGTGTTGTCGTCAGGAGCTTCTTTTGGTAATAAATTAGCAACTGGTCAAGAGGTTACAGGTGACTTAGCTCTTTCAATACCTCTTGATGCTTGTGTAAATGTTGCAGCAGGTAGCTTAACAGGAAAAATAGCGGTAGTAGAAGCTAGTACATCGTGCCCGAATTTAATTAAGTTGAAAAACTTACAAAACGCCGGAGCTATCGGAGCCATTTATTATCATCTCACTTCTGATACTCCTCCTACAATGGGAGGTGGAAATAGCCAGGAATTAACGATTCCGGCGATCATAGTTGGTAAAACAGAGGGAGACTTCCTTGTTAACCAAATTACAGGAGGTGCAATAATTAATACAACGCTGAAATATGATTTCAATGGTTTCAAACATTCAGGTTGGGATAATGGAATTGTTGCTCATGAATATGGACATGGGATTTCTAATAGACTAACAGGAGATGGTTATGACTGTCTTTATTATCCTGAGCAAATGGGTGAGGGATGGTCTGATTTTTTTGCTTTGATGCTTACAACCAGACCAGGGGATACTTCTTCTTTAGCAAGAAGTCTTGGAACATATACAATGAATCAGTCAACAACAGATGTAGGGATTAGACCATCTAAATACTCTCCTGATTTTGCAATCAACAATTACACATATGGAAAGACTAACTCAGCGATAGGAGCCCATGCTGTAGGATTTATTTGGGCAACTATGCTTTGGGATCTTGCCTGGAAATATATTGAAAAATATGGATATAACAACGATGTGCTGGCCAGTACAACATCAGGAAACGCAAAAGTAATACAAATTGTAATGGATGGTTTGAAGCTACAAACTTGTAACCCTACATTTATAGATGGAAGAAATGCGATTCTTCAGGCTGATGCGATTGGAAATTCAAGTGCTGATAAATGTTTGATATGGAAAGCATTCGCTAAAAGAGGATTGGGTGTAAATGCAAGTTTTGGAAACATATTTAGCATGAAGGATCAGGTAGAAGACTTTACAATTCCTGCTGAATGTAATGTCTCATTGGCAATTGATGAGGCTAAAGTAATAAACAATAAATTTATAGTATTTCCTAATCCTACCTATGATGAATTCTTTGTAGGAAATATTGACAAATCTTCCAAGGAGGTGAAGATTAAAGTATTTGATATGTCCGGAAAATTAGTGTTTTCAGACGCCAGAGAGTCCGGATCGAAGAAAGCCATTTCTACAAAGGAATTGCAGAAAGGAGTTTATATGGTTCATATTCAGCAGGGAGATAAAACCCAGACAGAAAAGCTTATTGTGAGATAA
- a CDS encoding tetratricopeptide repeat protein, translating to MTLTKNKYYFEALDYFPYNMSECLDALNYALSYEPEDADSLCLMGRVYSEVLKDYETGKRYFEEAMQNNIGNVNTPKYYIECLLSNEDYEEAEKLIEYALKMKGIDKAEILNAKSLLLEKKGEYKLAMEKLKEAKKFSFCRSSLEILEDREKLLQNKMPKTRIRKTKENVV from the coding sequence ATGACGTTAACTAAAAATAAATACTATTTTGAAGCTCTGGACTATTTCCCTTACAATATGTCCGAATGTTTGGATGCTTTGAACTATGCTCTTTCCTATGAACCCGAAGATGCAGACAGCCTTTGTCTAATGGGAAGAGTATATTCAGAAGTCTTGAAAGATTATGAAACAGGAAAAAGATACTTTGAAGAAGCCATGCAGAATAATATCGGAAATGTAAACACCCCTAAATATTATATTGAATGCCTTTTGAGTAATGAAGATTATGAGGAAGCAGAAAAGCTCATTGAATATGCTCTAAAGATGAAGGGAATAGACAAAGCAGAAATTTTGAATGCTAAATCTCTTTTACTGGAAAAAAAAGGAGAATATAAACTAGCTATGGAAAAGCTTAAAGAAGCAAAGAAATTTAGTTTTTGCAGAAGTTCACTTGAAATTTTAGAGGATAGAGAGAAACTTCTTCAGAATAAAATGCCTAAAACGAGAATAAGGAAAACAAAGGAAAATGTTGTGTAA
- a CDS encoding RtcB family protein, which translates to MGNLKLKGKDILKLGYPNNQSVNVALEVMKRNFATKNIHYVKSLLKDILIHPENFEKDLTFGQIAETLLSSKKTEKRMLNAQRAAFEIFGNNISEEAKNQLYTALKLPVSVQGALMPDAHSGYGLPIGGVLAVENAVIPYGVGMDIGCRMSLSILDTPVSYLNGARDKYEKALAEHTKFGMYEIHKSHIDHEIFDRDTFDLIPILRRLKGKAIKQMGSSGGGNHFVEFGEVEITEEDEQIGLPKGKYLGILSHSGSRGLGAEIAQYYSRVAVEQCPLPKEAQQFAWLDLSTHLGLEYWTAMNLAGDYASACHDDIHRRLVKAVGGRVKARIENHHNFAWKEIHKGKEVIVHRKGATPANENELGMIPGSMTAKGFIVRGKGNPDSLNSASHGAGRAHSRGECRSLFTQNDIKKELKLKDVTLMGGNTEEAPMAYKDIHEVMNAQSELVDILGTFQPRIVRMDR; encoded by the coding sequence ATGGGAAATTTAAAACTAAAAGGAAAAGATATATTAAAACTGGGCTATCCAAACAATCAGAGCGTAAATGTAGCCCTGGAAGTGATGAAGAGAAATTTTGCAACTAAAAATATCCATTATGTGAAATCTCTTCTGAAGGACATTTTGATTCATCCGGAAAATTTTGAAAAAGATTTAACCTTCGGACAGATTGCAGAAACCCTGCTTTCATCTAAAAAAACAGAAAAACGAATGTTGAATGCACAGCGTGCAGCATTTGAGATTTTCGGGAACAATATTTCAGAAGAAGCAAAAAATCAACTGTATACTGCATTGAAACTTCCGGTTTCTGTTCAGGGAGCACTGATGCCTGATGCTCACAGCGGTTATGGCCTTCCAATCGGCGGCGTTTTAGCGGTAGAAAATGCTGTTATTCCTTATGGAGTAGGAATGGATATTGGATGCCGAATGAGCCTTAGCATTTTAGATACACCAGTTTCATATCTGAACGGTGCAAGGGATAAATATGAAAAAGCCCTTGCTGAACATACAAAATTTGGAATGTATGAGATTCACAAATCTCATATAGATCACGAAATCTTCGATAGAGATACATTTGATCTGATTCCTATTTTAAGAAGATTAAAAGGAAAAGCCATCAAACAAATGGGATCTTCAGGAGGCGGAAATCACTTTGTAGAATTCGGGGAAGTAGAAATCACTGAAGAAGATGAACAAATCGGTTTACCCAAAGGAAAATATCTGGGAATCCTTTCACACAGCGGATCAAGAGGATTAGGAGCAGAAATCGCCCAATATTACTCAAGAGTAGCCGTAGAACAGTGCCCGTTGCCTAAAGAAGCGCAGCAATTTGCCTGGTTGGATCTAAGCACGCACCTTGGTTTGGAATACTGGACGGCAATGAACCTTGCAGGAGACTACGCTTCAGCCTGCCATGATGATATTCATAGAAGATTGGTGAAAGCGGTAGGCGGAAGAGTAAAAGCCCGAATCGAAAACCATCACAATTTTGCATGGAAAGAAATTCATAAAGGAAAAGAAGTGATTGTTCATAGAAAAGGAGCCACTCCAGCCAATGAAAATGAATTGGGAATGATTCCGGGATCTATGACTGCCAAAGGATTTATCGTTCGCGGAAAAGGAAATCCTGACTCTTTGAATTCAGCTTCACACGGAGCGGGTAGAGCTCATTCAAGAGGAGAATGTAGAAGTCTTTTCACCCAAAATGACATTAAAAAAGAGTTAAAACTTAAAGATGTTACCCTAATGGGAGGAAATACAGAAGAAGCACCAATGGCCTATAAAGATATTCATGAAGTAATGAATGCGCAAAGCGAATTGGTAGACATTCTTGGGACATTCCAACCAAGAATTGTGAGAATGGATAGATAA
- a CDS encoding T9SS-dependent M36 family metallopeptidase: MNRKLFLLPISVAVFFAFGKINAQNSTKLIQDYYQKSGKLLQKNGTNDKVGVIILNEDKSQSLGAHIVDVQQTYDGLRVYNALGKVIVKGDKIISEKNDFSRNVVVAQQNKAQGRLSEDLIKQKLGLIKILEIDYSSDVYFEKNGVFVLSKELFVSDAHSSDVWHVIADASSGEILSKDNMTLSCQFDHSSDSGEKSEEIQESQNIVDQPAFFKGTIQNTAGNLLVPSNASYNIFPLPLEAPTFGNRVVVNNPWDLTASPEGWHSDGSNSYTNTRGNNVYAYSDQGNTNLPGYSPDGGSARNFNFPFADDRYADPFAYRDAAVTNLFYMNNKMHDVFYKFGFTESARNFQTNNFSNGGIGGDAVRAEAFDGSGLNNANFSSGYERVVSGQNQVLAPRMQMYLYDRTQTADDPIVRYQYNSPATIVSRPKVLTGGASFGPIFGPAVTGDLTVSVPADACTAPAAGSLTNKIAIVTSTSCEYGLKVLNAQNAGAIGVIVYRPSSDTPVSMGAGNSGAQVTIPSINIGKTEGEFMIAQLNGGTTVNATLNFDYSGFKHSSFDNGIIAHEYGHGISNRLTGQGYSCLSTANTTEQMGEGWSDYFALMLTTRPGDTSALARGVGTYPKGQPITGVGIRPAQYSPDFNVNSYTYVQTNTAVIPHGVGFIWATMLWDLTWNYIEKYGYNSDVLASTTSGNAKALQIVVDGLKLQPCSPTFIDGRDAILKADLLGNGGGDKCMIWKAFAKRGLGVNASAGSKVVANDQVEDFNVPAECNVSLATDEVKALNNKFIVFPNPTYDEFFVGNIDKSSKEVKIKVFDMSGKLVFSDARESGSKKAISTKELQKGVYMVHIQQGDKTQTEKLIVR; this comes from the coding sequence ATGAATAGAAAATTATTTTTACTACCGATTTCGGTAGCGGTTTTTTTTGCCTTTGGTAAAATAAATGCACAAAACTCCACGAAACTTATTCAGGATTACTATCAAAAAAGTGGAAAATTACTTCAAAAGAATGGTACCAATGATAAAGTTGGGGTGATTATTCTAAACGAAGATAAGTCACAAAGCCTTGGAGCTCACATTGTGGATGTACAACAAACCTATGACGGACTTAGAGTGTATAATGCGTTAGGCAAAGTCATTGTTAAAGGAGATAAAATTATCTCTGAAAAAAATGACTTCAGCCGAAACGTTGTAGTGGCTCAACAAAATAAGGCCCAAGGAAGGCTCTCTGAAGATTTAATCAAACAAAAATTAGGACTTATTAAAATTTTAGAAATCGATTACTCATCTGATGTTTATTTCGAGAAAAATGGAGTATTTGTTCTTTCAAAGGAATTATTTGTATCAGACGCTCATTCTTCCGATGTATGGCATGTCATTGCAGATGCCAGCAGTGGAGAAATACTTAGTAAAGATAATATGACCCTGAGCTGTCAATTTGATCACAGTTCAGATTCCGGTGAAAAATCTGAAGAGATACAGGAATCTCAAAATATCGTAGATCAACCCGCCTTTTTTAAAGGGACTATTCAGAATACAGCAGGTAATCTGCTTGTACCTTCTAATGCTTCCTATAATATCTTCCCTCTTCCTCTAGAAGCTCCCACCTTTGGAAACCGTGTTGTTGTAAATAATCCATGGGATTTGACGGCTTCTCCGGAAGGGTGGCATTCCGACGGCAGCAATAGCTATACCAATACCCGAGGAAATAATGTCTATGCCTATTCTGATCAGGGTAATACCAATCTGCCAGGTTATTCACCTGACGGAGGCAGTGCCAGAAACTTCAATTTCCCATTTGCAGATGACAGATATGCTGATCCGTTTGCATACAGAGATGCAGCGGTTACCAATCTGTTTTATATGAATAATAAAATGCATGATGTGTTTTATAAGTTCGGATTTACAGAAAGTGCTCGAAATTTTCAAACCAATAACTTTAGTAATGGAGGAATAGGTGGTGATGCAGTACGGGCTGAAGCTTTTGACGGAAGCGGCCTCAATAATGCCAATTTCAGCTCAGGATATGAAAGAGTTGTTTCAGGGCAAAATCAGGTTTTAGCCCCAAGAATGCAAATGTATCTGTATGATAGAACTCAAACGGCAGATGATCCTATTGTAAGATATCAGTATAATTCTCCAGCCACCATTGTAAGCAGACCTAAAGTGTTAACCGGAGGGGCCTCATTCGGACCTATCTTTGGTCCTGCAGTTACAGGAGATCTTACCGTTTCCGTTCCTGCCGATGCATGTACAGCACCTGCTGCAGGAAGTCTTACCAATAAAATAGCCATTGTGACCAGTACAAGCTGCGAATATGGCCTGAAAGTTCTGAATGCACAAAATGCAGGTGCCATTGGAGTTATAGTATACAGACCTTCAAGTGATACTCCTGTAAGTATGGGAGCAGGAAATTCGGGTGCCCAAGTAACGATTCCATCTATCAATATTGGAAAAACGGAAGGGGAATTTATGATCGCTCAACTGAATGGTGGTACTACAGTCAATGCCACTTTAAACTTTGATTACAGCGGATTTAAACATTCAAGCTTTGATAACGGGATTATCGCGCATGAATACGGACACGGAATTTCAAACAGACTTACAGGACAAGGATATAGCTGTCTTTCTACGGCCAATACCACAGAGCAGATGGGAGAAGGATGGTCAGATTATTTTGCGCTCATGCTTACCACAAGACCAGGTGATACTTCTGCCCTTGCCAGAGGTGTAGGAACCTATCCAAAAGGGCAGCCTATTACAGGAGTAGGGATTAGACCTGCCCAATATTCTCCGGATTTCAATGTAAATAGTTATACCTATGTACAAACAAATACAGCAGTTATTCCACATGGAGTTGGATTTATATGGGCAACTATGCTTTGGGATCTTACCTGGAACTATATTGAAAAGTATGGATACAACAGTGATGTTTTGGCAAGTACAACATCAGGAAATGCAAAAGCGCTGCAAATTGTGGTAGACGGATTAAAACTTCAGCCTTGTAGCCCTACATTTATAGATGGAAGAGATGCTATTCTTAAGGCTGATCTTTTAGGAAATGGAGGGGGAGATAAATGCATGATTTGGAAAGCCTTTGCAAAAAGAGGATTAGGAGTTAACGCTTCGGCAGGAAGTAAAGTAGTGGCAAATGATCAGGTGGAAGATTTTAACGTACCTGCAGAATGTAACGTTTCATTGGCTACTGATGAAGTGAAAGCTTTAAACAATAAATTTATAGTATTTCCTAATCCTACCTATGATGAATTCTTTGTAGGAAATATTGATAAATCTTCCAAGGAAGTTAAGATTAAAGTATTTGATATGTCCGGAAAATTAGTGTTTTCAGACGCCAGAGAGTCCGGATCAAAGAAAGCCATTTCTACAAAGGAATTGCAGAAAGGAGTTTATATGGTTCATATTCAGCAGGGAGATAAAACCCAGACAGAAAAGCTTATTGTGAGATAA